A region from the Acyrthosiphon pisum isolate AL4f chromosome A1, pea_aphid_22Mar2018_4r6ur, whole genome shotgun sequence genome encodes:
- the LOC100164368 gene encoding uncharacterized protein LOC100164368 isoform X5, whose translation MVYIIIQFSSVNRRLSQRFETNENNESFEFIRKEYKHLQNLYDDLRSKHEKLMQKDANDHQAPCIELTLAKSQVDTLQWQLKQVEASNQMYKAVLEQVSKFLEKAHTSLNTNHDKPSLPIKNRRPSLKSNRGEYTEKLSLEAYRLYRTVQSIIHTKEPDLVQHLTPCYSTLFEKNSNSSLCSCDSLPAVCNGVKCLEVSSSSSNHSETSIKGSDFFKKETKQKNNVIEDESGFSSISSHDNSNSPTYPELGLPPTGHFPIDKVSRRWSSVSTTPINQSFNYHTTGSSNTSPPIKVCWV comes from the exons AtggtgtacattattatacaattttcttcA GTAAATAGAAGACTTTCTCAAAGATTTGAAACAAATGAAAACAACGAATCATTCGAATTTATTAGAAAAGAAtacaaacatttacaaaat CTTTACGACGACTTGCGTTCAAAACACGAGAAACTTATGCAGAAAGATGCCAATGACCACCAGGCACCTTGCATCGAGTTGACATTGGCAAAATCCCAAGTAGACACTCTTCAGTGGCAATTGAAGCAG GTTGAGGCTAGTAATCAAATGTATAAAGCAGTATTGGAACAAGTGTCTAAATTCTTGGAAAAAGCGCACACATCTTTAAACACAAACCACGACAAACCTAGTCTGCCCATTAAGAATAG AAGACCATCACTGAAGAGTAACAGAGGAGAATATACAGAAAAGCTATCGCTAGAAGCATATAGATTGTATCGCACCGTTCAGTCTATAATTCATACCAAAGAACCAGATCTAGTCCAACACTTAACACCATGCTATAGTACATTGTTTGAAAAGAACAGCAACTCTTCA CTTTGCAGTTGTGATTCTTTACCGGCCGTTTGTAATGGTGTGAAATGTTTGGAAGTTTCTAGTAGCAGTTCAAACCACAGTGAAACATCTATTAAGGGATCAGACTTTTTCAAAAAAGAAACTAAGcagaaaaataatgttattgaagATGAGAGTGGTTTTTCATCAATCAGTTCACACGATAACAGTAATTCTCCTACTTACCCCGAATTGGGATTGCCACCAACCGGACATTTTCCAATTGATAAAGTTTCGAGAAGGTGGAGTTCTGTGTCCACTACGCCTATTAATCAATCATTTAATTACCACACGACTGGAAGTTCAAACACTTCGCCGCCTATTAAAGTTTGTTgggtataa
- the LOC100164368 gene encoding uncharacterized protein LOC100164368 isoform X4 — protein MKCDCYVRLKYSNRLYHCRLLLLVNRRLSQRFETNENNESFEFIRKEYKHLQNLYDDLRSKHEKLMQKDANDHQAPCIELTLAKSQVDTLQWQLKQVEASNQMYKAVLEQVSKFLEKAHTSLNTNHDKPSLPIKNRRPSLKSNRGEYTEKLSLEAYRLYRTVQSIIHTKEPDLVQHLTPCYSTLFEKNSNSSLCSCDSLPAVCNGVKCLEVSSSSSNHSETSIKGSDFFKKETKQKNNVIEDESGFSSISSHDNSNSPTYPELGLPPTGHFPIDKVSRRWSSVSTTPINQSFNYHTTGSSNTSPPIKVCWV, from the exons ATGAAATGTGATTGTTACGTCAGACTAAAATACTCGAATCGTCTTTATCATTGTAGATTATTATTACTG GTAAATAGAAGACTTTCTCAAAGATTTGAAACAAATGAAAACAACGAATCATTCGAATTTATTAGAAAAGAAtacaaacatttacaaaat CTTTACGACGACTTGCGTTCAAAACACGAGAAACTTATGCAGAAAGATGCCAATGACCACCAGGCACCTTGCATCGAGTTGACATTGGCAAAATCCCAAGTAGACACTCTTCAGTGGCAATTGAAGCAG GTTGAGGCTAGTAATCAAATGTATAAAGCAGTATTGGAACAAGTGTCTAAATTCTTGGAAAAAGCGCACACATCTTTAAACACAAACCACGACAAACCTAGTCTGCCCATTAAGAATAG AAGACCATCACTGAAGAGTAACAGAGGAGAATATACAGAAAAGCTATCGCTAGAAGCATATAGATTGTATCGCACCGTTCAGTCTATAATTCATACCAAAGAACCAGATCTAGTCCAACACTTAACACCATGCTATAGTACATTGTTTGAAAAGAACAGCAACTCTTCA CTTTGCAGTTGTGATTCTTTACCGGCCGTTTGTAATGGTGTGAAATGTTTGGAAGTTTCTAGTAGCAGTTCAAACCACAGTGAAACATCTATTAAGGGATCAGACTTTTTCAAAAAAGAAACTAAGcagaaaaataatgttattgaagATGAGAGTGGTTTTTCATCAATCAGTTCACACGATAACAGTAATTCTCCTACTTACCCCGAATTGGGATTGCCACCAACCGGACATTTTCCAATTGATAAAGTTTCGAGAAGGTGGAGTTCTGTGTCCACTACGCCTATTAATCAATCATTTAATTACCACACGACTGGAAGTTCAAACACTTCGCCGCCTATTAAAGTTTGTTgggtataa
- the LOC100569485 gene encoding uncharacterized protein LOC100569485 has translation MTVITWCWKRIRRAYAVCKPIICCSGGNVEMMDHIHRVDLPARAGEQNPSNHLLQSVRPLSQQRHRPDVQPMCMRRFVDPEKVAAVFKACKELQVPIGEDCYDDGSGPASETRQKTGLAEPKKNKIDNTTDLQLR, from the exons aTGACTGTTATAACTTGGTGCTGGAAGAGGATACGGCGTGCGTATGCGGTGTGCAAGCCCATCATATGTTGCAGCGGCGGAAACGTCGAAATGATGGATCACATCCATCGTGTAGATTTACCAGCAAGAG CGGGAGAGCAAAACCCGTCGAACCATTTGCTGCAGTCCGTCCGTCCATTGTCGCAACAGCGGCACCGGCCGGACGTCCAGCCGATGTGCATGCGACGATTCGTCGACCCGGAAAAAGTGGCAGCTGTGTTCAAGGCCTGCAAGGAGCTACAGGTGCCGATCGGCGAAGACTGCTACGACGACGGCAGTGGTCCTGCATCAGAGACCCGCCAGAAAACAGGGCTGGCCGaaccgaaaaaaaacaaaatcgataatACCACCGACCTGCAGCTGCGATAA